A genomic stretch from Sporolituus thermophilus DSM 23256 includes:
- a CDS encoding YezD family protein: MDAKTNGVSDFKIGAVRAEILKALSGLQYGQVVIQIKDGKVTQIDRTEKRRLPRLEGVDGDGI, encoded by the coding sequence ATGGACGCGAAAACAAACGGGGTAAGCGATTTTAAGATCGGGGCTGTCAGGGCGGAAATTCTCAAGGCTCTCAGCGGTCTTCAGTACGGGCAAGTGGTCATTCAGATAAAAGACGGGAAAGTGACCCAGATCGATAGAACCGAGAAAAGGCGCCTACCGCGACTGGAAGGTGTGGACGGCGACGGCATCTGA
- a CDS encoding YezD family protein produces MAVSSNMNTPDNLPPRVWEKIEAAIRTVGYGSITIIVQDGRVIQIEINEKIRLV; encoded by the coding sequence ATGGCGGTTAGCAGTAACATGAATACACCCGACAACCTGCCACCCCGGGTATGGGAAAAGATTGAGGCGGCAATCCGCACAGTAGGATACGGTTCAATCACGATCATCGTTCAGGACGGGAGAGTCATCCAGATCGAAATAAACGAGAAAATCAGGCTGGTCTGA
- a CDS encoding glycoside hydrolase family 73 protein, whose product MTPDEFIAWLGPVAQRVCRKYGLPASVCIAQGALESGWGRYTIGEYNLFGRKAVAGDKSITITTQEYINGEWVTINDEFKDYASLDEAVEDWCVLMTEEPAYADALAIWQETHDIEQFVCTMGRIYATDPEYADKVLATIRANDLTCYDEQAA is encoded by the coding sequence GTGACACCCGATGAGTTTATTGCCTGGTTGGGACCCGTAGCTCAACGTGTTTGCCGCAAGTACGGCCTGCCTGCCAGCGTCTGCATCGCCCAGGGAGCACTGGAAAGCGGCTGGGGGCGGTATACAATCGGCGAGTATAACCTTTTTGGCCGCAAGGCCGTTGCTGGTGACAAGTCAATAACCATCACCACACAGGAGTATATTAACGGCGAATGGGTAACTATAAATGACGAATTCAAGGACTACGCCAGTCTGGACGAGGCCGTGGAGGACTGGTGCGTGCTAATGACTGAGGAGCCGGCATACGCTGACGCGCTGGCCATATGGCAAGAAACGCATGACATTGAGCAGTTTGTGTGTACGATGGGACGAATATATGCCACGGACCCGGAGTATGCGGATAAGGTGCTGGCGACGATCAGGGCGAACGACCTGACGTGTTACGACGAGCAAGCGGCCTAA
- a CDS encoding histidine kinase produces the protein MRECLDLSSELNASLAAFLIKTMPLAVMIVNNEVRVRCINDAAIKFFCISKEEAHLQKCGEVLRCVNARGPEGCGGSPGCLRCVLRKSVLEALNGQVVSRNKGIFNVIQDGEVKRLTLLVTAAPILYENKRMAIVLTEDVSLVTQLEGLIPICSICHRIRDEQGNWITLEKYLKTHSEAEFTHDYCPVCSDEMRTKHSLSKE, from the coding sequence GTGCGGGAATGCTTAGATCTGTCGAGTGAGTTGAATGCCAGCCTTGCGGCTTTTCTCATCAAGACTATGCCGCTAGCTGTAATGATTGTAAATAACGAAGTTAGAGTACGGTGCATCAATGACGCAGCCATAAAATTTTTTTGTATTTCCAAAGAAGAAGCCCACCTGCAAAAGTGTGGAGAGGTCTTGAGATGCGTTAACGCTCGTGGTCCTGAGGGTTGCGGAGGATCACCCGGTTGTTTGAGATGCGTGTTGCGTAAAAGTGTACTCGAAGCTTTAAACGGACAAGTTGTATCTCGCAACAAAGGTATTTTTAATGTTATCCAAGATGGTGAGGTCAAGAGGCTAACCCTCTTGGTGACGGCAGCCCCAATACTATATGAAAACAAGCGAATGGCAATCGTGCTTACTGAAGATGTATCCCTTGTTACTCAGCTAGAGGGACTAATTCCAATCTGCTCGATCTGCCATCGTATTCGTGACGAACAGGGCAATTGGATAACCCTCGAAAAGTATTTAAAAACGCATTCTGAAGCGGAATTTACGCACGACTATTGTCCAGTGTGCAGTGATGAGATGCGCACCAAACACTCTTTGAGTAAAGAATAA